The following proteins are co-located in the Anoplopoma fimbria isolate UVic2021 breed Golden Eagle Sablefish chromosome 18, Afim_UVic_2022, whole genome shotgun sequence genome:
- the pals1b gene encoding MAGUK p55 subfamily member 5b — translation MIMSHMNGYVQEASGQAISHRERAVDCPGDDSGLIKSPHCSAHMERIQHYQEELKKRREEDSRGKHDIDPNASLRLKKLAQNPKVGIDNPTFEGKEKATKDTFSQDPVADMVELLQALKWAKHCLADAQSQEDVELIMQLLAKEDFKNAYTIYSAVSEQMTRVIPTSPLTSQAEDLCQEVQKILQSSQHKEGLELKVLLTKPHLQAHDSVAGQEMEEDNLTQYIGETVKLVRLEKARDTPLGATVRNDMDSVLVSRVVKGGAAEKSGLLSEGDEILEINGVSIRGKHVNEVHDLLQQMQGTLTFLLIPSSQIKPAPHRQTVMHVRAYFDYDPSDDPFVPCRELGLSFQKGDILHVISQDDPNWWQAYRDGDEDNQPLAGLIPGKSFQQQRETLKKTITDRSREHQGRLWYAKKSKRQKKKSPSTLSRDFDYDDILTYEEMSLYHQPANRKRPIGLIGPTNSGHDELRRRLLSIEPEKFAVAVPHTTRNSRIHERNGREYHFVSRPAFDTDLAAGKFIESGEYEKNFYGTSTDSVRHVINSGRICLLCLHTRSLQVFRSSNLKPYVIFIAPPSQERLRTLLAAEGKTPKPEELKEVIEKAREMEHNFGHFFDATIVNMDPEQAFHELRRLIDKLDTEPQWVPTSWLC, via the exons ATGATCATGTCCCATATGAACGGTTATGTGCAAGAGGCCTCTGGTCAGGCCATCAGCCACAGGGAGAGGGCAGTGGACTGTCCAGGGGACGACAGTGGCCTCATCAAATCTCCACACTGCAGTGCCCACATGGAGAGGATCCAGCACTACCAGGAGGAGCtcaagaagaggagagaggaggacagcagGGGGAAGCATGACATCGACCCCAACGCTTCACTGAGGCTCAAGAAGCTGGCACAGAACCCCAAGGTGGGCATTGACAATCCCACCTTTGAGGGAAAGGAAAAGGCCACCAAAGACACATTCTCCCAGGATCCTGTAGCCG ATatggtggagctgctgcaggctCTGAAGTGGGCAAAGCACTGCCTGGCTGATGCACAAAGCCAGGAGGATGTGGAGCTGATAATGCAGCTCCTTGCCAAGGAGGACTTCAAGAATGCCTACACCATCTACAGTGCTGTCTCCGAGCAGATGACCAGAGTCATTCCCACCTCACCCCTCACATCACAAGCAGAGGACCTCTGCCAGGAG GTCCAGAAGATTCTCCAGTCGAGCCAACATAAGGAGGGTTTGGAGCTCAAGGTTCTGCTCACCAAACCTCATCTCCAG GCTCATGACAGTGTGGCAGGGCAGGAAATGGAAGAAGACAATTTGACCCAGTACATTGGAGAGACAGTTAAGCTGGTGCGGCTGGAAAAGGCCCGTGACACTCCACTG GGTGCAACAGTACGTAATGACATGGACAGTGTGTTGGTGAGTCGGGTGGTGAAAGGTGGAGCAGCAGAGAAGAGCGGCCTTCTCAGTGAGGGAGACGAGATCCTGGAGATCAACGGGGTATCTATTCGTGGGAAACACGTCAATGAAGTCCACGACTTACTG CAACAAATGCAAGGCACTCTGACATTCCTCCTCATCCCGAGCTCTCAGATTAAACCtgctccacacagacagactgtg ATGCACGTACGAGCTTACTTTGACTACGACCCCTCCGATGACCCCTTCGTGCCATGTCGGGAGCTGGGCCTGTCCTTCCAGAAGGGAGACATCCTCCATGTCATCAGCCAGGACGACCCCAACTGGTGGCAGGCCTACAGGGACGGAGATGAGGACAACCAGCCTCTGGCTGGACTCATTCCAG GAAAAAGCTTccagcaacagagagagacctTGAAGAAAACTATAACAGACAGGAGTCGAGAGCACCAAG GGAGGCTTTGGTATGCAAAGAAAAgcaagagacagaagaagaagagcccGTCTACCTTGAGCAGAGACTTTG ACTACGATGACATCCTGACCTATGAGGAGATGTCACTCTATCACCAGCCTGCCAATCGTAAACGCCCCATTGGTCTAATCGGTCCCACAAACAGCGGTCACGATGAGCTGCGTCGAAGACTTCTGTCCATCGAACCGGAAAAGTTTGCTGTTGCTGTTCCAC ACACAACCAGAAACTCAAGGATACATGAGCGGAATGGGCGCGAGTACCATTTTGTGAGTCGGCCTGCCTTTGACACCGACTTAGCGGCAGGGAAATTCATTGAGTCGGGGGAATATGAGAAGAACTTTTACGGCACCAGCACCGACTCAGTTCGACACGTCATCAACTCTGGACGCATCTGTTTGCTCTGCCTCCACACCAGG TCACTGCAGGTATTCAGGTCCTCCAACCTCAAGCCCTATGTCATCTTCATCGCTCCTCCTTCTCAGGAACGTCTACGCACCCTGCTGGCCGCAGAGGGGAAAACACCAAAG CCCGAAGAGCTAAAGGAGGTTATTGAAAAGGCCCGCGAGATGGAGCACAATTTCGGCCACTTCTTTGACGCAACCATCGTGAACATGGATCCAGAGCAGGCATTCCACGAGCTGCGCAGGCTGATAGACAAGCTGGACACTGAACCGCAGTGGGTGCCCACCTCTTGGCTGTGCTAG